In a genomic window of Maricaulis maris MCS10:
- a CDS encoding winged helix-turn-helix domain-containing protein — protein sequence MSTPPIGQIDEVIHGRLRLGVMTYLVQAEAADFNELKAALEATQGNLSVHLRKLEDAGYVTIEKSFLGRKPLTRVRITKAGRAAFARYVNAMSDLLAAGRNDGDED from the coding sequence ATGAGCACGCCCCCGATCGGCCAGATTGACGAAGTCATCCATGGACGCCTCCGACTGGGCGTGATGACGTATCTCGTTCAGGCAGAAGCCGCCGATTTCAATGAGCTCAAGGCTGCGCTCGAGGCGACCCAGGGCAATCTGTCGGTTCACCTGCGCAAGCTTGAGGACGCCGGATACGTGACGATCGAGAAAAGCTTCCTCGGCCGCAAACCGCTGACCCGCGTGCGCATCACCAAAGCCGGCCGTGCCGCATTTGCCCGATATGTGAATGCGATGTCGGACCTGCTGGCTGCAGGCCGCAATGACGGCGACGAGGACTAG
- a CDS encoding penicillin-binding protein 1A yields the protein MKLFTLRNVLRAALWGGVAAAVLAVIGFITVAVYVVRVTDDLPDYQQLAEYEPPIMSRVHAGDGLLIAEYAREHRVFVPIANIPQNVVHAFISAEDKNFYEHGGLDFRGIIRAGLSNISNILQGRRLEGASTITQQVAKNFLLSSEQRLERKVREMVLSRRIERAFTKDQILELYLNEIYLGNRAYGVAAAALNYFGRSLDELELHEIAYLAALPKGPANYHPDRHHQAALERRNWVLSRMAENGYVTEEAAREAMARPLETVDRLSGATYTAAEYFVENVRREVFSLYGEDELYDGGLSIRTTLDTRMQLAARSALRNGLETYDRRHGYRGALETIELGEGWMERLAAAEIPRDLDEGWLQAVVLETTSDAARIGLLNGEEASIPMAALEWARETLPDGEIGEPVSRPSEVLTAGDVVLVESIADQEGYSDGQYGLRQVPAINGGIMAMDPHTGRVLAMMGGYSFQHSQFNRATQARRQPGSAFKPFVYASALDNGYTPASLILDAPFIASGGGDERFYMPSNYSDRYYGMSTLRLGLELSRNVMTVRLAQEMGMAPVVDYGTRFGIYDELEPVLAMSLGAGETTLYRLVSAYASMVNGGRRVEPTIIDRVQDRSGSTIFAHEVLPCETCDVDAWDQQEVLEPLFPETREEVIDPVTAYQVVHMLEGAVQSGTGTALRPLPWTLAGKTGTTNDFRDAWFMGFGPDLVVGVYVGFDTPFQLGSGEAGGRVAAPIARDFLEVALEGYPVAPFRVPPGVRLVPINRVTGEPGVLGQSGVILEAFRPGTEPSRQTDEEESGLSFARSSVSDDPLAFLLNEQEEEEEEEDDELGGLY from the coding sequence ATGAAACTCTTCACCTTGCGTAATGTGTTGCGGGCGGCCCTTTGGGGCGGTGTCGCGGCGGCTGTTCTGGCCGTCATCGGCTTCATCACCGTTGCGGTTTACGTCGTGCGTGTGACCGACGATCTGCCCGACTATCAGCAACTGGCCGAGTATGAACCGCCGATCATGAGCCGGGTCCATGCCGGCGACGGGTTGCTGATCGCTGAATATGCCCGCGAGCATCGCGTCTTCGTGCCGATTGCCAATATCCCGCAAAATGTCGTCCATGCCTTCATTTCGGCCGAGGACAAGAATTTCTACGAGCATGGTGGCCTGGACTTCCGCGGCATTATCCGCGCCGGCCTGTCAAATATCTCCAATATTCTGCAGGGCCGGCGCCTCGAAGGCGCCTCCACGATCACCCAGCAGGTCGCAAAGAATTTCCTGCTGTCGAGCGAGCAACGCCTCGAGCGCAAGGTTCGCGAGATGGTGTTGTCGCGCCGGATCGAGCGTGCCTTCACCAAGGACCAGATCCTCGAGCTCTATCTGAACGAGATCTATCTCGGCAATCGCGCCTATGGCGTGGCAGCGGCGGCACTGAATTATTTCGGTCGCTCGCTGGATGAGCTGGAACTGCACGAGATCGCTTACCTGGCGGCCCTCCCGAAGGGCCCGGCCAATTATCATCCCGACCGCCACCACCAGGCCGCGCTGGAACGCCGAAACTGGGTGCTCTCGCGCATGGCCGAGAATGGCTATGTCACCGAAGAGGCCGCTCGCGAGGCGATGGCGCGTCCGCTTGAGACCGTCGACCGCCTGTCCGGTGCGACCTATACGGCCGCAGAATATTTCGTCGAAAATGTCCGCCGCGAAGTCTTTTCTCTCTATGGCGAAGACGAACTCTATGATGGCGGACTGTCGATCCGGACCACACTCGATACCCGCATGCAGCTGGCGGCCCGCAGCGCCCTGCGCAACGGTCTCGAAACTTATGATCGCCGCCACGGATATCGCGGTGCGCTGGAAACCATCGAGCTGGGTGAGGGGTGGATGGAACGCCTCGCTGCCGCCGAGATCCCCCGTGATCTCGACGAAGGGTGGTTGCAAGCCGTCGTGCTGGAGACGACTTCTGACGCGGCCCGGATCGGCCTGCTCAATGGCGAGGAAGCCTCGATCCCGATGGCGGCGCTTGAATGGGCCCGCGAAACCCTGCCGGATGGCGAGATCGGTGAGCCGGTCTCCCGGCCGTCCGAGGTTTTGACCGCAGGCGACGTCGTCCTGGTGGAAAGCATTGCGGATCAAGAAGGCTATTCAGACGGGCAGTACGGCCTGCGTCAGGTGCCCGCGATCAATGGCGGCATCATGGCGATGGACCCGCACACCGGTCGTGTGCTGGCGATGATGGGGGGCTATTCCTTCCAGCACAGCCAGTTCAACCGCGCGACCCAGGCCCGCCGCCAACCCGGTTCCGCGTTCAAACCCTTCGTCTATGCCTCCGCGCTGGACAATGGCTATACGCCAGCCAGCCTGATCCTTGATGCGCCCTTTATCGCCTCCGGTGGCGGCGATGAGCGCTTCTACATGCCGTCCAATTATTCTGATCGCTATTACGGCATGTCGACCTTGCGGCTGGGCCTTGAGCTGTCGCGCAATGTGATGACGGTCCGCCTGGCCCAGGAAATGGGCATGGCGCCAGTCGTCGATTACGGCACCCGTTTTGGCATTTATGATGAGCTGGAGCCTGTCCTGGCCATGTCGCTGGGCGCAGGCGAGACAACGCTTTACCGACTGGTTTCGGCCTATGCGTCCATGGTCAATGGCGGCCGCCGTGTCGAGCCGACCATCATCGATCGGGTCCAGGACCGGAGCGGTTCGACGATTTTTGCTCATGAAGTCCTGCCTTGTGAAACCTGCGATGTTGACGCTTGGGATCAGCAGGAAGTCCTGGAACCGCTCTTCCCGGAAACCCGCGAGGAAGTGATCGATCCCGTCACCGCTTATCAGGTCGTGCACATGCTGGAAGGCGCCGTGCAGAGCGGTACAGGTACAGCTTTGCGGCCATTGCCATGGACCCTGGCTGGCAAGACAGGCACCACCAATGATTTCCGCGATGCCTGGTTCATGGGTTTTGGTCCGGACCTCGTCGTCGGCGTCTATGTCGGCTTCGACACACCCTTCCAGCTTGGCTCCGGCGAGGCCGGCGGCCGGGTCGCGGCGCCGATCGCCCGTGACTTCCTGGAAGTCGCTCTTGAAGGCTATCCGGTTGCGCCATTCCGCGTGCCGCCGGGCGTGCGCCTTGTGCCGATTAACCGGGTCACCGGCGAACCGGGTGTGCTGGGGCAATCCGGCGTCATCCTGGAAGCTTTCCGCCCCGGTACCGAGCCGTCGCGTCAGACCGATGAAGAAGAAAGCGGCCTGAGCTTTGCCCGATCCTCCGTCAGCGATGATCCGCTGGCTTTCCTGCTCAATGAGCAGGAAGAAGAAGAGGAAGAAGAAGACGATGAACTGGGCGGGCTCTACTGA
- a CDS encoding N-acetylmuramoyl-L-alanine amidase, translated as MALSAGLALCGAGLADQEVRDVRFGVEVATTRVVIEMSEATEFRAFTLDGLSDRLVVDLPQARWSVASLVSGEGVGHGLVDAFRFFDNSMTSSRVVFELEHPAVIVNQFALDPATPGGNHRLVIDVERTSADSFQTASGFNHTRADSLDSLIAERVEAVYVPPQRDRRVIVIDPGHGGRDPGSIGRSGTHESQVNLEAARELRRQLEATGRYEVLMTRDRDIYPSWEERVGVMEDARADLFLSIHADSSSNADVRGAAVYTLNDRAENRARARAREDSSHTQQADVNNILVELELREKRNQSSAFAEVLLEHLDDAGPLLANPHRQANLFVLLDPRVPAVLLEMGFVTNRTDESNLNSASARRRQMEAVTRGIDSYFARRGDDGELLEQTAIALPAR; from the coding sequence TTGGCTTTGTCAGCCGGTCTGGCGCTATGTGGCGCCGGCCTTGCGGACCAGGAAGTTCGGGACGTCCGCTTTGGTGTGGAGGTCGCGACAACCCGTGTGGTCATCGAGATGTCCGAGGCGACCGAGTTTCGCGCCTTTACTCTTGATGGCTTGTCCGACCGTCTCGTCGTCGATCTGCCGCAGGCGCGGTGGTCGGTCGCGAGTCTCGTTTCGGGCGAGGGCGTCGGTCATGGTCTGGTTGATGCTTTTCGCTTTTTCGACAACTCGATGACGAGTTCCCGCGTCGTGTTTGAACTCGAACATCCCGCTGTCATCGTCAATCAGTTCGCACTCGACCCGGCAACACCCGGTGGCAATCATCGCCTCGTGATCGATGTCGAGCGAACCAGCGCAGACAGTTTCCAGACGGCCTCCGGATTCAACCACACCCGCGCCGACTCACTCGATTCGCTGATCGCAGAGCGTGTCGAGGCGGTGTATGTGCCGCCGCAGCGTGATCGCCGTGTGATCGTGATCGACCCTGGCCATGGCGGCCGCGACCCGGGCTCCATCGGCCGCAGTGGAACGCATGAAAGCCAGGTCAATCTTGAAGCCGCGCGCGAGCTGCGCCGGCAGTTGGAAGCGACCGGCCGGTATGAAGTCCTTATGACCCGGGATCGCGATATCTACCCGTCCTGGGAAGAGCGCGTCGGCGTCATGGAAGACGCGCGTGCTGACCTGTTCCTGTCGATCCATGCCGACAGTTCAAGCAATGCCGATGTCCGTGGCGCCGCGGTCTACACACTGAATGACCGGGCCGAGAACCGGGCCCGGGCCCGGGCTCGCGAGGACTCCAGCCATACCCAACAGGCCGACGTGAACAACATCCTGGTCGAACTGGAATTGCGTGAGAAGCGCAACCAGTCCTCGGCCTTTGCCGAAGTCCTGCTGGAGCATCTCGATGATGCCGGCCCGCTTCTGGCCAACCCGCACCGTCAGGCCAATCTGTTTGTCCTTCTGGACCCGCGCGTGCCGGCTGTCCTGCTGGAAATGGGTTTCGTGACCAACCGGACCGATGAGAGCAATCTCAACTCCGCCTCGGCCCGTCGCCGCCAGATGGAAGCTGTGACAAGGGGCATCGACAGCTATTTTGCCCGGCGCGGGGATGATGGCGAGCTGCTGGAGCAGACAGCGATTGCACTTCCGGCTCGCTGA
- a CDS encoding bactofilin family protein, whose product MKSKAPSILSGDLVMTGSIVSDGEIQLDGTVDGDVRAGSLIIGEDATVSGEVQAETVVIRGRVTGSVRARQVQLAATARIEGDIVHAALSVESGAFFDGHCRHSSDPLKDSGSSNKPAAKDNGVKSEPSAKADSKPPAPGKDQDPLGSLEPPVASKSGF is encoded by the coding sequence ATGAAATCGAAAGCCCCCTCCATTCTCTCCGGTGACCTCGTCATGACCGGTTCGATTGTTTCCGACGGTGAAATCCAGCTGGATGGCACTGTGGACGGAGATGTGCGTGCCGGTTCATTGATCATCGGGGAAGACGCCACCGTTTCTGGCGAAGTCCAGGCTGAGACCGTCGTCATCCGCGGACGAGTGACCGGCAGCGTTCGCGCCCGCCAGGTCCAGCTTGCGGCGACCGCCCGCATCGAAGGCGACATTGTCCACGCAGCCCTCTCCGTCGAGAGCGGCGCCTTCTTCGATGGCCATTGCCGTCATTCTTCCGATCCGTTGAAAGACAGCGGCTCGTCCAACAAGCCCGCCGCCAAGGACAATGGCGTCAAGTCCGAACCGTCTGCCAAGGCCGACAGCAAGCCGCCGGCACCTGGCAAGGATCAGGACCCGCTGGGCTCGCTTGAGCCGCCCGTGGCATCGAAATCGGGCTTCTAG
- the bcp gene encoding thioredoxin-dependent thiol peroxidase, with protein MSELKTGDLAPTFKLPADGGGTIDLADLRGQIVVLYLYPKDDTPGCTTQALDFTAASAAFREAGATIIGLSKDSVKRHDNFKAKHGLEVSLVSDPEAEVIEAYGSWVLKKLYGREYMGIDRSTFLIDRDGHVARIWHKVKVKGHVDEVLEAVRELG; from the coding sequence ATGAGTGAACTCAAAACCGGCGACCTTGCTCCGACATTCAAACTGCCCGCCGACGGTGGCGGCACGATTGACCTCGCGGACCTGCGCGGTCAGATCGTCGTCCTCTATCTCTATCCGAAGGACGACACCCCCGGCTGTACCACGCAGGCGCTCGATTTCACTGCCGCCAGCGCAGCTTTCCGCGAGGCCGGCGCCACTATCATCGGCCTGTCGAAGGATAGCGTCAAAAGACACGACAATTTCAAGGCCAAACATGGGCTTGAGGTGAGTCTGGTCTCCGACCCCGAGGCGGAGGTGATCGAAGCCTACGGGTCCTGGGTCCTCAAGAAGCTGTACGGACGTGAATATATGGGCATTGATCGCTCGACCTTCCTGATCGATCGCGATGGGCACGTCGCGCGCATCTGGCACAAGGTCAAAGTGAAGGGGCATGTCGACGAAGTGCTTGAGGCGGTCCGCGAACTTGGCTGA
- a CDS encoding acyltransferase family protein, whose product MTYPSPPRIHALDAVRAIALFLGVVLHASMSFIPGIPIWIVQDSQAAAPFSLAFYVPHIFRMALFFLIAGYFGRLALQRRGLLGFLADRGRRIALPLVTFWLPVFAAIVAALIWGAVKANGGEMPEGESPPLTLETFPLTHLWFLYLLLIFYAVATPISAVMKLVDRQDHVGRLIDRLTAVLARSPLGLFVLATPLAAWFITTPMWMSWFGIPTPDTGFLPNTGALIAYGTAFTAGWAIHRRSELVLKAWKSMWHINLLAALGLTSWLVMEVGMTPNFMPVAAGMDRAPVAIAYALAVWTWGFGLTGAALHVFAKENRVWRYLADASYWVYLLHLPLVMALQVAVSDLELPAMVKFAAILTVTFSVLLASYQLLVRNSWVGGWLNGRRHGPSRKMAIAMPADGAT is encoded by the coding sequence ATGACCTACCCTTCACCGCCTCGCATCCACGCGCTTGATGCTGTCCGGGCCATCGCACTCTTTCTTGGCGTTGTCCTGCATGCATCCATGTCCTTTATCCCGGGCATCCCCATCTGGATCGTTCAGGACAGCCAGGCAGCGGCCCCATTCAGCCTTGCCTTCTATGTTCCCCATATTTTCCGGATGGCCCTGTTCTTCCTGATCGCAGGTTATTTCGGGCGCCTTGCCCTGCAGCGCCGCGGCCTGCTCGGTTTCCTCGCCGATCGGGGCCGACGTATCGCACTCCCGCTGGTGACCTTCTGGCTCCCGGTTTTCGCTGCCATTGTGGCTGCGCTGATCTGGGGGGCGGTCAAGGCCAATGGCGGAGAAATGCCTGAAGGGGAATCACCGCCCCTCACCCTGGAAACCTTCCCGCTGACCCATTTGTGGTTCCTCTATCTGTTGTTGATTTTCTATGCCGTCGCGACGCCGATTTCGGCTGTCATGAAGCTGGTTGACCGACAGGATCATGTCGGCCGCTTGATCGACCGCCTCACCGCTGTCCTGGCGCGCTCGCCGCTCGGCCTTTTCGTCTTGGCAACCCCGCTGGCGGCGTGGTTCATCACGACTCCCATGTGGATGAGCTGGTTTGGGATCCCGACGCCTGACACCGGCTTCCTGCCCAACACCGGCGCATTGATCGCCTACGGCACGGCGTTCACCGCGGGCTGGGCCATCCATCGACGCAGCGAGCTCGTCCTCAAGGCCTGGAAAAGCATGTGGCACATCAATCTTCTGGCGGCCCTCGGACTGACCAGCTGGTTGGTCATGGAAGTCGGGATGACGCCAAATTTCATGCCCGTTGCGGCCGGGATGGACCGCGCACCGGTCGCAATCGCCTATGCTCTGGCGGTCTGGACCTGGGGCTTCGGACTGACCGGTGCAGCCTTGCATGTTTTCGCCAAGGAGAACCGGGTCTGGCGCTATCTCGCCGATGCGTCCTACTGGGTCTATCTGCTTCACCTGCCGCTCGTCATGGCACTCCAGGTCGCCGTCTCGGACCTTGAACTGCCCGCCATGGTCAAATTCGCCGCAATCCTGACGGTGACATTCTCAGTCCTGCTGGCAAGCTACCAACTCCTGGTCCGCAATAGCTGGGTCGGTGGCTGGCTGAATGGACGTCGCCACGGACCGTCGCGCAAAATGGCGATAGCCATGCCCGCAGACGGGGCCACCTGA
- a CDS encoding ferritin-like domain-containing protein has protein sequence MADPTDITALARTVLETADPIEKAERAHAVARAWRRGGCTIPDTAEPPADRPARPARPQLVAPGDVPRRRLNGPAGRIALLHAVAHIELNAIDLAFDLLARFATDPAIADERRHDFITDWITVGDDEARHFKLITVRLAELGGAYGDMPAHDGLWDAAMATRHSLAARLAVAPMVLEARGLDVTPGMINRLVSVGDTDSADCLRVIYTEEVGHVAAGVRWFRHLAERADEDPADWFKTLVRRHYGGALKPPFNVDARASAELLPEFYQSLT, from the coding sequence TTGGCTGATCCAACCGACATTACGGCACTCGCCCGGACCGTGCTGGAAACCGCCGACCCGATTGAGAAGGCCGAGCGGGCGCATGCTGTCGCCAGGGCCTGGCGCCGCGGCGGGTGCACGATTCCCGATACCGCAGAACCGCCGGCTGACCGACCGGCCCGTCCCGCCCGTCCGCAACTGGTCGCACCGGGCGATGTGCCGCGACGGCGCCTGAACGGGCCGGCCGGCCGGATCGCCCTGCTTCACGCCGTCGCCCACATTGAATTGAATGCGATTGATCTGGCCTTTGACCTCCTGGCGCGCTTCGCGACCGACCCGGCCATTGCTGACGAACGCCGCCATGACTTCATCACCGACTGGATTACGGTCGGTGATGACGAAGCCCGTCACTTCAAACTCATCACTGTGCGGTTGGCCGAGCTGGGCGGCGCCTATGGCGACATGCCAGCGCATGACGGCCTCTGGGACGCCGCCATGGCGACCCGGCATTCGCTCGCCGCCCGCCTCGCCGTAGCACCGATGGTGCTGGAAGCGCGTGGCCTGGACGTCACACCGGGCATGATCAACCGGCTCGTTTCGGTCGGAGACACCGACAGTGCCGACTGCCTGCGTGTCATCTACACTGAAGAAGTCGGACATGTTGCCGCTGGGGTCCGCTGGTTCCGGCATCTGGCCGAACGCGCCGATGAAGATCCGGCTGACTGGTTCAAAACCCTTGTACGCCGACATTATGGTGGCGCGTTGAAACCACCTTTCAACGTGGACGCACGCGCCTCGGCGGAACTTCTCCCCGAATTTTACCAATCTCTCACCTAG
- a CDS encoding M23 family metallopeptidase — translation MFTRVKEAVWGTAQRWFPDRQIYHRSDGQVRYFAISTTVQISALLGATVLAGWLCFSTVSVAFHGQAMAAKEHEIELERVESHRLVAEARATEATAISLMESRMEEFDRTAYEFQMRHETLRQLVEFAEQLTGQEMEPSPALADGRILMAATPADPTPREARDPLIAIAATSSGEAEDQITYLMGEQDSVLAQAEDATEARLQNLRAVLRLTGLDLETVIAENRDTTETGGPFIPISESGAFATSSVNLDQAFSSRIARIASRLLEVEELEDFVEVGPLGEPVGDNYRQTSDFGVRIDPFNGRPTSHRGMDFAAYRRAPIEATGPGRVIYAGWRGGYGRTVEIDHGYGFVTRYAHLHEIDVRRGDTVERGQRIGGMGSTGRSTATHLHYEVWYNGSAIDPERLLRAGQYVQQG, via the coding sequence ATGTTCACACGAGTGAAAGAAGCTGTTTGGGGAACGGCTCAACGCTGGTTTCCGGACCGGCAAATCTACCATCGTTCCGATGGTCAGGTTCGCTATTTTGCGATCTCCACAACGGTACAGATTTCAGCCCTGCTCGGCGCGACCGTGCTGGCTGGCTGGCTGTGTTTTTCGACCGTATCTGTCGCGTTCCATGGCCAGGCCATGGCCGCCAAGGAACACGAGATCGAACTCGAACGGGTCGAGTCACATCGCCTGGTCGCCGAAGCGCGGGCCACAGAAGCGACTGCCATCTCGCTGATGGAATCGCGGATGGAAGAGTTCGATCGGACCGCCTACGAATTTCAGATGCGCCACGAGACGCTTCGTCAGCTGGTCGAATTTGCCGAACAGCTGACCGGCCAGGAGATGGAGCCCTCTCCCGCCCTTGCTGATGGCCGCATCCTGATGGCCGCGACACCGGCTGATCCGACCCCGCGCGAAGCGCGGGACCCGTTGATTGCAATTGCTGCAACTTCATCAGGCGAAGCCGAGGACCAGATCACCTATCTCATGGGCGAACAGGACAGCGTGCTCGCCCAGGCTGAAGATGCCACCGAAGCCCGCCTCCAGAATCTGCGGGCAGTGCTGCGTTTGACCGGGCTCGATCTGGAAACCGTCATTGCTGAGAACCGCGATACAACCGAGACCGGTGGCCCGTTCATTCCGATCTCTGAATCCGGCGCCTTCGCGACATCCTCGGTCAATCTGGATCAGGCCTTTTCGAGCCGAATCGCCCGAATCGCATCGCGGCTCCTGGAAGTCGAAGAACTGGAAGATTTTGTCGAAGTCGGCCCGCTGGGCGAACCTGTCGGCGACAACTATCGGCAAACCAGCGACTTTGGGGTCCGAATCGATCCGTTCAATGGACGGCCGACTTCGCACCGCGGAATGGATTTCGCTGCCTATCGCCGGGCACCCATTGAAGCAACCGGGCCGGGCCGTGTCATTTACGCCGGCTGGCGGGGCGGCTATGGTCGCACTGTGGAGATCGACCATGGCTATGGGTTTGTGACCCGTTATGCTCATCTCCATGAAATCGACGTGCGACGTGGTGATACTGTCGAACGCGGCCAGCGTATCGGGGGCATGGGGTCGACAGGACGCAGTACCGCCACACACCTGCACTATGAAGTCTGGTATAACGGATCGGCAATCGATCCTGAGCGTTTATTGAGAGCTGGCCAATATGTTCAACAAGGGTAA
- the prfB gene encoding peptide chain release factor 2 (programmed frameshift): protein MRADIQTLSDEIQQAVGLLRRRLDWDTAQKRLDELNAKSEAPDFWNQPQQAQALMRERNRLEAAITTVVEAEQEYSDSLEIIELAEMEDDAEMVEEAVAGLNALAERMRRAQLETLLSGEADGNDAFVEIHSGAGGTESQDWAAMLARMYSRWANAHGYKVETMEEQAGEEAGLKSTTILVKGENAYGWLKTEAGVHRLVRISPFDSSARRHTSFSSVGVYPQIDDAIDVDIDVSKVRTDTYRASGAGGQHINKTDSAVRLTYDMPGEEKPVVVQCQNDRSQHKNRSQAWDMLRARVYEIELQRREAAAQAEADSKSEIGWGHQIRSYVLQPYQMVKDLRTNVETSNTGGVLDGDLDDFMAAALAARVGGEEDEA from the exons ATGCGCGCAGACATCCAGACCCTGTCCGACGAAATCCAGCAGGCAGTTGGCCTGCTGAGGAGGCGTCTT GACTGGGATACCGCACAAAAACGTCTCGACGAGCTGAACGCCAAGTCGGAAGCGCCGGATTTCTGGAACCAGCCCCAGCAGGCCCAGGCGCTGATGCGCGAGCGCAACCGCCTCGAGGCAGCAATCACGACCGTGGTCGAGGCCGAGCAGGAATATTCCGACAGTCTCGAGATCATCGAACTGGCCGAGATGGAAGATGATGCCGAGATGGTCGAGGAGGCTGTCGCCGGTCTCAACGCCCTGGCAGAACGCATGCGCCGCGCCCAGCTGGAAACCCTGTTGTCCGGTGAGGCCGACGGCAATGACGCATTCGTCGAGATCCACTCCGGTGCCGGCGGCACCGAGAGCCAGGACTGGGCTGCCATGCTGGCGCGGATGTATTCGCGCTGGGCCAACGCCCATGGCTACAAGGTGGAGACGATGGAAGAGCAGGCCGGTGAGGAAGCGGGCCTGAAGTCGACGACCATCCTGGTGAAGGGCGAGAATGCCTATGGCTGGCTGAAGACTGAAGCCGGCGTTCACCGGCTGGTGCGGATTTCACCGTTCGATTCAAGCGCCCGTCGGCATACGAGCTTTTCGTCGGTGGGTGTCTATCCGCAGATCGATGACGCCATCGACGTTGATATCGATGTGTCGAAGGTCCGCACCGACACCTATCGGGCGTCCGGTGCCGGCGGCCAGCACATCAACAAGACCGATTCCGCCGTGCGCCTGACCTACGACATGCCGGGTGAGGAAAAGCCTGTTGTGGTGCAGTGTCAGAATGACCGGTCGCAGCACAAAAACCGCTCCCAGGCCTGGGACATGTTGCGGGCCCGGGTCTATGAGATCGAGCTGCAACGCCGCGAAGCGGCGGCGCAGGCCGAAGCTGACAGCAAGAGCGAGATCGGCTGGGGCCACCAGATCCGGTCCTACGTTCTGCAGCCCTACCAGATGGTCAAGGATCTGCGCACCAATGTGGAAACGTCCAACACGGGCGGGGTCCTTGATGGTGATCTGGATGACTTCATGGCGGCAGCGCTGGCGGCCCGTGTCGGTGGCGAAGAGGACGAGGCCTAG